From Fluviispira vulneris, a single genomic window includes:
- the trpS gene encoding tryptophan--tRNA ligase — MKESTQITRNKPTQKTLEGRKRFLTGIKATGQIHLGNYFGAIKPMMELSHNSENEVILMCVDWHGLTNRAKIMAPGELSHSIIALYLALGFNLNGNSILLQSDFPQIHENAWYLSCSTASGLLERSHAYKDALANGKDASAGLLYYPVLMASDIVTFDSQFIPVGKDQNQHLEYASDMAKLFNNLVETDVYIEAKGVEREIPTLIGTDGDRKMSKSYNNEIPIFASKKDIEKKVKEIKTDSKGLDDPKDPNTCTIFQIFQSFASKEAISYMSDRLEKGTGYGYGHAKKDFVDEHERVFGVFREKYDYYLNNEKVVKDLLEPGYERANNYANAVLERARTALGLRSYSRIK; from the coding sequence ATGAAAGAATCTACACAAATAACTAGGAATAAACCTACGCAAAAAACTTTAGAAGGTCGAAAAAGATTTCTTACAGGTATCAAAGCGACAGGACAAATTCACCTTGGAAATTATTTTGGTGCAATAAAACCTATGATGGAATTATCCCATAATAGTGAAAATGAAGTTATTTTAATGTGTGTTGATTGGCATGGGCTGACAAATCGTGCGAAAATTATGGCTCCAGGAGAGTTATCTCACTCTATTATTGCGTTGTATTTGGCTTTAGGCTTCAATTTAAATGGTAATTCAATCCTATTACAAAGCGATTTTCCTCAAATTCATGAAAATGCTTGGTATCTATCTTGCTCTACGGCATCAGGCCTATTAGAGCGCTCACATGCCTATAAAGACGCCTTAGCGAACGGGAAAGACGCTTCTGCTGGCCTTTTATATTATCCTGTTTTAATGGCAAGCGATATCGTGACTTTTGATTCCCAATTTATTCCTGTTGGAAAAGATCAAAATCAGCATCTTGAATATGCGTCAGACATGGCTAAGTTATTCAATAATTTAGTAGAAACTGATGTCTATATTGAAGCAAAAGGAGTCGAAAGGGAAATACCAACTCTCATAGGAACTGATGGTGATCGCAAAATGAGTAAGAGTTATAACAATGAAATCCCAATATTTGCGTCAAAAAAAGACATTGAAAAAAAAGTAAAAGAAATAAAAACGGATTCAAAAGGTCTCGATGATCCAAAAGATCCAAACACATGTACAATTTTTCAAATTTTCCAATCTTTTGCTTCAAAGGAAGCTATCTCTTATATGAGCGATAGACTCGAAAAAGGGACAGGATATGGCTATGGTCACGCAAAAAAAGATTTTGTGGATGAGCATGAGCGAGTTTTTGGTGTCTTTAGAGAGAAATATGACTATTATTTAAATAACGAAAAAGTAGTAAAAGATCTCTTAGAGCCAGGCTATGAACGCGCTAACAATTACGCCAATGCTGTGCTTGAAAGAGCCCGCACAGCTTTGGGATTAAGATCCTATTCTAGAATTAAATAA
- a CDS encoding integration host factor subunit alpha: protein MTLTKDKIVELIRSRTQFSSQEAKNLVETILESIKSKLENGEEVKISGFGKWVVREKRSRPGRNPHTGQRIEISARRVVTFHPSEKLREAVNNANLDDSKLVMAGADDDYNE, encoded by the coding sequence ATGACTCTAACCAAAGACAAGATTGTTGAATTAATTCGTTCCAGGACTCAATTTTCTTCGCAAGAAGCGAAAAACTTGGTAGAAACCATTTTAGAGTCCATTAAATCTAAACTAGAAAATGGAGAAGAAGTTAAAATTTCCGGATTTGGCAAATGGGTTGTGCGCGAAAAAAGAAGCCGTCCTGGACGGAATCCGCACACAGGACAGCGCATTGAAATATCTGCACGTAGAGTTGTTACTTTCCACCCCTCTGAAAAGCTCAGAGAGGCCGTAAATAACGCTAATCTTGATGATAGCAAGCTCGTAATGGCTGGGGCTGACGACGATTACAACGAATAA
- a CDS encoding DUF1343 domain-containing protein, with product MNPSIDKLETEFDLLKDLKKIGIVSNQTSASTKFIPSTDMIYNAAKKTENCKVTTVFGPQHGYRQTEQDNMKETPNDYYKFSDGQKVPLFSLYSDTREPLQDQLESVDTLVIDLQDIGCRVYTYMLTLAACMRAAAKSNKKIVIFDRANPLGLSFQNNKNEWQLVEGNRLEKKWHSFVGWYDIPMRHGLSMGELGHYFKEHDNLKIDYQVIPVDSLSRNTKLSELKKLKWAMPSPNIPCWESAFFFPAFVSLEGTNVSEGRGSTIPFQLIGAPWLDVQKCISFLKEMSSLYLYDSKQTNSLFMREHHFRPTFNKYMGEICYGIQFHVGVPENINLFALGMCFIHFCCYAHPKEFKWSAPGYEYNFKDLPINLILGNEQWYDHFENAKLKSNSENLKTLLETMKQDENRFMKDVSRFLIYQE from the coding sequence ATGAATCCATCAATAGATAAATTGGAAACTGAATTCGATCTTTTAAAAGATTTAAAAAAAATTGGTATTGTTTCCAATCAAACATCAGCCAGTACAAAGTTCATTCCATCCACTGATATGATCTACAATGCAGCAAAAAAAACAGAAAATTGTAAAGTAACAACAGTTTTTGGTCCTCAACATGGTTATCGCCAAACTGAACAAGATAATATGAAAGAAACACCAAACGATTACTATAAATTTTCTGATGGGCAAAAAGTTCCCCTATTCAGTTTATATTCTGATACTAGGGAGCCACTGCAAGATCAATTGGAAAGCGTAGATACCCTAGTCATAGATTTACAAGATATTGGCTGCAGGGTTTATACATATATGTTAACTTTAGCAGCATGCATGAGAGCAGCAGCAAAGAGTAACAAAAAAATCGTTATATTTGATAGAGCAAATCCGCTTGGACTCAGTTTTCAGAACAATAAAAATGAATGGCAATTAGTTGAAGGTAACAGGCTTGAAAAAAAGTGGCATAGCTTTGTCGGCTGGTATGATATTCCCATGCGTCATGGATTGAGTATGGGAGAGCTTGGACATTATTTTAAAGAGCATGACAACTTAAAAATAGATTATCAAGTAATCCCAGTAGATTCACTCAGCAGAAATACTAAATTAAGCGAATTAAAAAAATTAAAATGGGCGATGCCTTCACCCAACATTCCTTGCTGGGAATCGGCATTCTTTTTCCCTGCTTTTGTTTCTTTGGAAGGAACTAACGTAAGCGAAGGGAGAGGAAGTACAATTCCATTTCAATTGATTGGAGCGCCATGGCTTGATGTGCAAAAATGCATATCTTTTCTAAAAGAAATGAGTTCGCTTTATTTATATGATTCAAAGCAAACTAACTCTCTTTTTATGCGCGAACATCATTTTAGACCAACATTTAATAAATACATGGGTGAGATTTGTTATGGCATTCAATTTCACGTAGGTGTACCAGAAAATATTAATCTCTTTGCACTCGGTATGTGCTTTATTCATTTCTGCTGCTATGCCCATCCCAAAGAATTTAAATGGAGTGCGCCAGGATATGAATACAATTTCAAAGATTTGCCTATAAACCTTATTCTTGGAAACGAACAATGGTATGATCATTTTGAAAATGCTAAGTTGAAAAGTAACAGTGAAAATCTGAAAACCCTTTTAGAAACAATGAAACAAGATGAAAATCGTTTTATGAAGGATGTATCAAGATTTTTAATTTATCAGGAATAG
- the xseA gene encoding exodeoxyribonuclease VII large subunit — MKRTYQVLNNRLILLGDTYSIKEEIKQAGGRWDPARKNWWLVPSKTNLDLIANFGFIQQEILEDNNQNITVIATKHDEVSNDLSVSNFVYMIDSFVRKNLAEKYWIFGEVSSFKIANGHTFFDLSDREEAQINLATSLKATSIPCILWQGKRKLLADKISQILLQDGSKIKIRVTCDFRKEGARINAIIEDIDIQYTQGDLYLQRLAIIQDLKKRGLYDKNKRLKIPKMPLKIALITAENSRACSDFIDELKLSEIAFRITIYDCNMQGEKTSDNICNAFTQIEHNKSKFDCIVISRGGGSKLDLRWFDNIDIAKKIAYSSLPVLTAVGHYDDKSIADEVSCISEKTPTAAARYLSTTVLNTLNLFFTRMENLSSHLLRKFAREKEILNSLEKKLALTARRVLQTEKRNLERLEQLLRIYKQSTQQALGRGFAIVYNSNGEIITAQDFLAEKPPKNLKLEFANICTNEHIFVDVSVNGITLQEDRI, encoded by the coding sequence ATGAAAAGAACTTATCAAGTTTTGAACAATAGACTTATCCTTTTGGGCGATACATATTCTATAAAAGAAGAGATTAAGCAAGCAGGGGGACGCTGGGATCCTGCTCGTAAAAATTGGTGGCTTGTTCCAAGCAAAACAAATCTTGATCTAATTGCAAATTTTGGATTTATACAACAAGAAATCCTAGAAGATAACAATCAAAATATTACTGTTATTGCAACTAAACACGACGAAGTCAGCAATGATTTAAGTGTTTCAAACTTTGTCTATATGATAGATTCTTTTGTTCGAAAAAACCTAGCGGAAAAATATTGGATTTTTGGTGAAGTCTCCAGTTTTAAAATAGCAAATGGACACACTTTTTTTGATTTATCCGATCGCGAAGAAGCTCAGATAAATTTGGCCACAAGTTTAAAGGCTACAAGTATACCTTGTATATTATGGCAAGGTAAAAGAAAGCTTCTTGCTGATAAAATCTCGCAAATATTGCTCCAAGATGGTTCGAAAATTAAAATCCGAGTCACCTGTGATTTTCGCAAAGAAGGCGCTCGGATCAATGCGATTATTGAAGACATAGATATTCAATATACTCAAGGAGATCTCTATCTACAGAGGCTTGCTATCATTCAAGACCTAAAAAAAAGAGGTCTCTACGACAAAAATAAAAGATTAAAAATCCCTAAGATGCCATTAAAAATTGCACTCATAACTGCTGAAAACAGCCGCGCTTGTTCTGACTTTATCGACGAATTGAAATTATCAGAAATCGCTTTTCGTATCACAATTTATGATTGCAATATGCAGGGTGAAAAAACTTCAGATAACATATGCAATGCATTTACTCAAATCGAACATAATAAATCAAAATTTGATTGCATTGTTATCAGTAGAGGTGGAGGGAGCAAACTGGATCTCCGCTGGTTTGACAATATTGATATAGCTAAAAAAATAGCTTATTCCTCGCTCCCTGTTCTAACAGCTGTCGGACATTATGATGATAAAAGTATCGCTGATGAAGTTTCTTGTATCAGTGAAAAAACCCCGACTGCAGCAGCACGTTATCTCTCTACAACAGTTTTGAACACACTTAATTTATTTTTCACCCGGATGGAAAATTTAAGCAGCCATCTTCTGCGCAAATTTGCTCGGGAAAAAGAAATTCTCAATTCACTCGAAAAGAAACTTGCCCTAACAGCGCGGAGAGTTTTACAAACCGAAAAAAGAAATTTGGAACGCCTTGAACAGCTATTGCGGATTTATAAACAAAGCACGCAACAGGCTTTGGGAAGAGGTTTTGCCATTGTTTACAACAGCAATGGTGAAATTATAACAGCACAAGATTTTCTAGCAGAAAAACCTCCTAAAAATTTAAAACTAGAATTCGCGAATATTTGCACAAATGAACATATCTTTGTAGATGTGTCAGTGAATGGGATTACCCTTCAAGAAGATAGAATCTGA
- the pyk gene encoding pyruvate kinase → MDLSSLPRTKIVCTLGPSSSTKEMISKLIDAGMNVARLNFSHGDHAVHAANIALIREISKEKNVQVAILQDLQGPKIRTGKLKNGGVNIKKGQKITLRYAPEQIDDEILPIDYRELATDVKVGARILLDDGLLAMKIIDIRGSDVDCEVTHGGFLKSRKGVNFPECHLSIPATTEKDIRDLLFGVAQGVDYIALSFVQTAADVSKLRMMLRALGSEIPIITKVEMLSAVQYIDDICEVSDGIMVARGDLGVECGFANVAAYQKKIIEAALNKGKPVIVATQMLDSMIEHRRPTKAEVCDVANAVYDHADATMLSGESASGKYPELAVQTMRDILNRVDRSKSISPIEPVSINRPENETAAEVFARTATELAEKMQATAIVCLTLTGSMARYVAKYRPQTPVIAFSPRPDVVRKLSLVRGVVGVLNNIFYDSDTAFSEITKYLAKEKFVKEGDLILITGGIPVTQMLPSNTMKVHRMTKNDFI, encoded by the coding sequence ATGGATCTCAGCAGTCTTCCTAGAACAAAAATTGTTTGCACACTTGGCCCTTCTTCAAGCACAAAAGAAATGATTTCCAAATTGATCGATGCTGGAATGAATGTTGCAAGACTCAATTTTTCCCATGGCGATCATGCGGTGCATGCTGCTAACATTGCTTTAATAAGAGAAATATCTAAAGAAAAAAATGTACAAGTTGCAATATTACAAGATTTACAAGGCCCTAAAATTCGAACCGGTAAGTTAAAAAATGGTGGAGTTAATATTAAAAAAGGGCAAAAAATAACTCTTCGTTATGCTCCTGAACAAATTGATGATGAAATTCTGCCAATAGACTACAGAGAACTTGCGACCGATGTGAAAGTAGGAGCACGTATACTTCTTGATGACGGTCTTCTTGCCATGAAAATTATAGATATTAGAGGTTCTGATGTTGACTGCGAAGTCACACATGGCGGATTTTTGAAATCAAGAAAAGGGGTAAACTTCCCTGAATGTCACCTCTCAATACCAGCAACCACAGAAAAAGACATTCGAGATCTTCTTTTTGGAGTTGCACAAGGCGTCGATTATATCGCACTTTCATTTGTGCAAACAGCTGCAGATGTTTCTAAACTCAGAATGATGCTCAGAGCACTTGGATCTGAAATTCCAATTATCACAAAAGTCGAAATGCTCAGCGCAGTTCAATATATCGACGATATTTGTGAAGTTTCTGATGGAATCATGGTTGCACGCGGTGACCTTGGGGTTGAGTGTGGTTTTGCCAATGTCGCAGCTTATCAAAAGAAAATTATCGAAGCAGCTCTTAACAAAGGGAAACCAGTTATTGTTGCAACGCAAATGCTTGACTCTATGATTGAGCACAGACGCCCAACTAAAGCAGAAGTCTGTGACGTTGCGAATGCCGTATATGACCATGCCGATGCAACTATGCTTTCAGGCGAAAGTGCTTCTGGTAAATATCCAGAACTCGCTGTGCAAACAATGCGCGATATTCTAAATCGAGTTGATAGAAGTAAAAGTATAAGCCCAATTGAACCAGTTTCTATAAATCGTCCAGAAAACGAAACAGCAGCTGAAGTTTTCGCACGCACAGCAACAGAACTTGCTGAAAAAATGCAAGCTACAGCAATTGTTTGTCTCACTCTTACTGGCAGTATGGCTCGTTACGTTGCAAAATATCGCCCACAAACTCCTGTAATTGCTTTTAGTCCTCGCCCAGATGTTGTGCGTAAATTAAGTTTAGTGAGAGGTGTTGTTGGCGTATTAAATAATATTTTTTATGATTCTGACACAGCTTTTTCTGAAATCACTAAATATTTAGCAAAAGAAAAGTTTGTAAAAGAGGGGGATCTCATTTTAATAACAGGAGGTATACCTGTTACTCAAATGTTACCTAGCAATACGATGAAAGTGCATCGCATGACTAAAAACGATTTTATCTAA
- a CDS encoding HU family DNA-binding protein, with the protein MAKSKSTLTTVPTSSIIADVSARFEQLPKKMTKEVISAFLEAIEENVAGGHKVRIDKVGILTCKDRAARKGRNPQTGEEIKIPASKKISFRVAKSLKERVGVAKKTTAKKK; encoded by the coding sequence ATGGCTAAAAGCAAAAGCACACTCACAACTGTCCCAACAAGTTCTATCATTGCAGACGTTTCAGCACGTTTTGAACAACTTCCAAAGAAAATGACTAAAGAAGTAATTTCAGCTTTTCTTGAAGCTATTGAAGAAAATGTAGCAGGTGGGCATAAAGTTCGTATTGATAAAGTCGGAATTCTTACTTGCAAAGATCGCGCAGCACGTAAAGGTCGTAATCCACAAACTGGTGAAGAGATTAAAATCCCTGCGTCTAAAAAGATCAGCTTCCGCGTTGCGAAATCTTTGAAAGAAAGAGTTGGAGTTGCAAAGAAGACTACGGCTAAAAAGAAATAA